From Triticum aestivum cultivar Chinese Spring chromosome 7B, IWGSC CS RefSeq v2.1, whole genome shotgun sequence:
ACAGTGGAGCAAAAAAGAGAAGGACGGCCCGGGATTAGCTCACGATGCTGGCCGATGCGGTGCATGGGGTTGATTGGAAAAATGAAGCGTTTGCTCTAGTTGTACTTAGAGGGAACTAGTTCAAAAGCTAACGTGGCAACGACCCTCTGATATCCGTGCAATGGTGGGGAGGGTGTTTGCTAGGAGTTATCAAAAATATGGCGGTCGACAGATTAGATTTCCATTTTTTCTTCTTATTAGTTTTTTCGTCATGACATATAGGAGTGTGTTTAGTGGGATTCATCATTAGCCCACGTTTCTAATCCTGTTCATAGGCTTAGAGTTTCAGTGTGTATAGGTTTTCGAAATTGGCATAATCTTAACTGTTACTAGTCTCAAAAGAAAATGAATGCAGGTGGCAAAGCCAACATGTAACCTGTTTTTCTTTTGACGGTGTTTGTTCACACTCTAGAAGCACCAGCGATGACGTACACACCGCGCCAGCCGAGGTGCACCGTGCAGGGTGGCCAAGAGGTAGTACGACGTGTAGCCGAGAGGCATGCCGACATTGGTGAATATCTGAGCAAAACATATCATTTTTTGCGGGTCAATAATAGTTTATTCCATAATGATAGAGTTACAATTTAGAGGCAAGAGATCCTGAATACATGGGGGATCTCTATCAAGCCACATAGTCGTGGTTCTTTCAGAGCGACTATCCTTGCCATGCAATCCTCAACCCTATTCTGAGACTGAAGCTAACAGAGTTATGCAAGAGAATAGAGCCGCAAGCCTACAACAGGAAGATCTTAACCCACACACTTATGAGACGGTGCACCAGGACGCAAGAGAAAATTCCTTACTTATGAAGATGGAGATGTTGAGGATGATCCAACAGGTGATGCCTACATGTAATATGTTTTTTAGATGTTGCTTCTTCACACTCAAGCAACACCCTCGATGATGTACATGATGTGCTAGTTGAGGTGCACCGGGCAGGCCGGCTAAGGGGTAGTACGACGTGTAGCCGAGAAGGCTGCTGACGTTGATGAATATCCAGCCAAAGCATGATTCTTTTTTGTAAGTCAATAGTAGTTTATTCCATAATGATAGAGTTATAATTCAGAGGCAAGAGAATCTCAATACATGGGGTTCTCTGCCGCACTGTATACCTGATTTTCACATGGAACTGCTCTGCGGACGACTCAGTCTGCACGCAGCGACACGATGGCAAAACCAGCCATCCACTGCATTTTGATGAGACGAATGGACGAAGTGATATGGGTTGTCATGCAGAATTCGTCCACACAACGACGGATGTATAGCAGCGTTGATTTTCACACGGCCGTATATCTCATTGAATATTTCATTGCATAGATCTCCATGTGCAGCGGGACGTACATCATATAGAGAGCATTTGGACCCAGAGCCAAAACGCCCCTCCCCTGACCCGTTTACCATCTTTGGTCAGTATGCTTACCCAGGAAGAGAAAATTTGGTTTCTTTTACGTTTGCAAGGGTTTGAACGCCAGTACTCAATTAATATTCGATTATGTGATGCAAAATGACAGTATTAAGTTAATATTTGTAAACAAGAATCTATTGGCACTAATTTATAGCATTTGTAAACAATAATCTGTTTTGCAGGAATATTAAGTTAATAGTTGACATCGCAGAAATTTTGTTAGCAAGTAAACCCCAATTATTGATGCAAAAAAAACAGCTATTTTATTTTCAAGGCACAGCAGAGAAGTGCGTGTCTTCTCACTAAGGGGGGAAGAAGAATGTTGAGTTACACAATGTGCTGGTCCAGCCACAAGACGGCAGAGCAGCAGGCACACGCCCTCTTCCATAAAGAAAGGTCACCTCTAGTTGCACGACCTCGGCTAGCAAGGTGGATTATTGCTCGAAGACCCTTCTGTTTATTTCGAGCCAGATGAACTGGAGGCAAGCCGTTATCACCGAGTTTACCATTTTCCCATGCGTCCCTTGCACCGCCGCGGTCACCCATGTCCAGCATTCATGGAACTGGACTTGGGTCATTAGCGTGAATTGGCGTAGCCGGAGAGGCAGCAGCAGCGAGAACCACACCTCCCTCTAGAAAGGACATCCGAGCAGCATATATGGTCATGGTCCTCATGTAGTTGATCACACAAGGATGTTGCAATTGCCATCGAGCGAGGCGACCGGTCCACAACCTTCCTCGTACAGCCATCCAAGCGAAAAATTTGATGTCAAGTGGTGCACATGAACCCCAAATTTCTGCCACGCACCGCGCATCTTCCCTTCCAGAAACTAGTGATCTATAAACGCTGTAATATTATTTTGAAACCTGCTACATTTACAGGCAACTCCCGCACAAGGTAACTTACGGACTACACCCTGACCAATCTCTTCGGACGAGACTTGCTGAGCCCCACACGTGCGCTCATCCGTGCTTCagcgtacgtggcttgatttgattggaacaaaataagaccCGGACCCACCCCGTTAAAATCAGggggatgattagattagaaaaaaaacagtcgtaggatgaagtgggagcatggatggaagcatggggagggagcaggcaagccggatccaatCCTTTCACCCCCTGATTTAAAGGGTGGGTCCTGCTGCCCCTTGGTTTCCAGTTAACTACTGCCAAGCCAGTCTGTAACTTTCGGTGGGATCTGGCCCCATATATAGttgtatttctttacggagggagtacattgcatGTGAAGCAAGCTGCCAAGAGAAAAGAGTCAGAATGCTCATCCATCTCACCATTCGCAGTGTCCCAAACGAGGTACACGGCTGTTGCCTCGACAAAGAAATGTGAATCCATAGGTCATTCCTCAATGCCGAGCGTGAGCGTGAGCGTGACCGAGACCGAGAACCAATATACATGTACGCATCTGAGCTTTCCACATCACGGGCTTCAATTGCTAGCAAATTCTAGTCGTATTTTGCAGGCAAGATTTGTAGAGCGTCCGCGTCTGTTTTTTAAGAAAAAACCCGGCGATCGAGACCGTTTCTCAATAGAAGCAAGTTGCTGAAAGCAAACTCTGCTAGTACATGCCATTGCCACAAATCTTGGTCGACATGCCGATACGACCTGTCCGCAGCCTGGGCGTCACGATTTTGATGGCGACTGTACATAGCACCGTCCAACGCGCTAACTCATTCAATGCATCTAATTTTACGTGCGTGTAGAACATGCACGAATTTGGGTAGGCATGGAATCCCTTATTGCTGGTGCACAGGCACGCAGTGATGCTTTTTTTTTTTCTAAAAAGAAGTGATGGTTCTTTTTTGAGGAAAAAAGGTAAGGGGCACGCAGTGATCAGATCAGCATAGCTTTGATGTTTCGCCAATGCTTTGTTTTCTCCCGCTAATTAATTTGGTCTCCTAGTGGAGCAACCGGTAAGTATACCCACTAAAAATTCTTCTACGTCAGTGCGGTGACAGATATGTTTCTTTTTCTTAGCCAGCAATTTAAAAAATTAATTACTGCCAGAAAATATCTTTCTTTCAGAATTGCCAGAAAATATCTGAATTTTGTCTATATATACTGGGCCGGCAGGCTAGACCGATAGTATCCTTGCTCGAGAATCCAGACAATACACCTGAACCACTCCCTAGTTACATCGGCAAGTCAGCAAAGTTTGTCGATTAATGGCGGTCAAGCTCACGCTACCACCGGCAGAACTGCTTTCCCAGGTGGCCAAGCTAGGCtccctcctcaccctcctccttctCGCGCTGCTGCTGCCCGCCTTCCTCAGGGTCGCCTACGGCTACCTCCTCTTCAACGGCATCGTCCTCGTACTCGGCATCCAGGCCTTCGTCGGCAGCACAACTTCCATCGCCGACGAGTCCTCGAGTACCGGTCAGGCTGTTGCGCCTGTCGGTGTCACGGCCTCGCCGTTCCAGATGGCTGGATCAGTCCGTCCGGACGACCGAATGGCGGTTGCTGATAATGATCGTGTGGTGGTTCCTGCCTTGGCGAGTAATATAATCGAGCTGAAGATCAAGACCAAGGAGGTGGTGCTGAAGGTGTTGAAGAAGTGCCCGTCGACGGCGAGCATCTTCTTCCTCAGCGCGCTGAACGGCAGCCAAGCCGGTGGCGAGGAAAAGATAcggcaagaggaggaagaagactgtGAAGTCGAGGTGGATGGTTACGTGACGATGAGTCGGCAGGAGCTTTTCGCCAACACGGAGAGGTTCATCGGCAATTTCCGCAAGGAGCTCAGGATGCAGAGACAGTAGCCCGTTGGAAGCTTAGCATAGATATTTTTGCTTACCTTTTCTTTTCTTAGTTTTAAGCGTCATGATATGTAGGAGTGTGTTTAGTGGGATGCGTCCCAATTAGCCCACGTCTGCAATCCCTGTTCATATGCTTAGGATTTTCGGTGTGTTTAGGTTTATGAACTTGACATAATCTTAAACTTAAGGGCATCTCCAGCAACCCGTAAATATCCTTTCGCGTCCGCCCACAGATAGGGACCAGCCAATGGACACGGATGCGGAAGACCGCCATCCAACGCTGCACGCATACATTTCAAACATTTTTTCAAGAAATcagatgaaattcattcaaacacGGTGTATTTCATATAAACCGGCCAAAATCGTCTACATTCTGGATATATTTTAACTAAAAAAAAGTAAAATTATGTGCGCGTACGGGGTGCAGCTCCACTCCCACGACACGGATACACTACACTAGTCTCCGGCCGGCCgcggcggatccctttgtcttcctcatgtccggcagctcGCTCATCGGATTGCCGAGAGCCCTGGAGGTATATTCTCCCCCCGTATCTTCCATATGTCCGGCTGCGTTGCTCATCGGAGTGGCAAAGAGGGCTCTTCAAACGGAGAGGAAGGGGTGGCTCCTCTGCTTCCGTGGAGCCCAGACGGGGGCCGATGATGGTATGAGGAAAAGAACCGGACAAGTCACTGGCTGTACAAGCCGGCAACACGCTGGCGGTGGCCTTCGTTGGACACAAGTGGTGGTAGCCTCTCGTGTTCTACTTTCCCTCAATGTgggcatgtaacatcccaaattttcaatttggaatattatacattagatcatcattacaTATTATATTCTATTGCATTTTGGCttaatcctagaaattctacgcaactcaaggacccacgaagagagttggggatttcgttattttcatatttgagttttctcaaattttgaaaagaggatcaattggttttgattatttttccttcctaatgtttctaaaataaaaatttatgagaggagataaaattacttctccaaaataaatgaaatattagaggaaaaatattaaaatcaaataaatgtgtttatttggattttattgccattttatttgaattagaaaaattgcacgctttcaaaattgcatttttaggatAAGAAAATGTTtgtcttgttctaaatattttatttagacgatgaaaatttgttttggcatttttatattttaatttatttttttaggatttatttttgaCAAAAACTTATCTGAAAAAAAATTGTGGGCGCCCGACTGGGCCAgcagcccagccgagccgggccggccTCGCCAGCTCCCGCCCCGCCCGACCGACTCCGCCCTGGAGTCCGAccggagcacgccgccgccgccgagtccggggaggactcctccacctcgccccttccccaagccgtcGCCCCCCTCTTTAAATACCCCAGCCCCGCCGCCTCACCACCACCCCGCCACCGCGTCGCCGCCGCTGCCTCGGACCCGCGTCGCCggccctcgccgccccgccgcccgtcgccgccgcccaccgccactcgccgccgccccgcaccaccccgcctcgccttgccggagccgccgccggtcTCGATCCGATCCGCCGGCGTTTTTTTCAGTTTAGGTAAAAACCGACCTATTTTTATttaaaccctagtttcgtttttttagaatagatcgattttattttcctgtttatttatttagcggatgttcgtccgtacgttccttttaccgaacggtgttcactcgttagccgcagatagcgaacattcgttcgttagcctgttcgttagttttctttttccagggatttttcgcgattattttcgatcgcgatttcggctctgattttcgttttagtttatcttttcgctcgtttatcggaatcaggggattcaagcgcctagattttcgtctcgaagccctctttctgtttaagcaacttaaacaggtttttgctactgtaaaaattgacttaagtccagattagtaaacgaagcttgtttctttcgcagtttgattctttttgcaaaccagagttgttaagttgaactttctggttagatctcttatttgagttttatccgtgcttGTAGTTGAGCGcttattgtatacttgtttgtttgcgatagagtacccggagtgcgaaacatgctactacgagtctctaggttccacggatcatcagcaaggcaagtaacactttgatcatacctcttttctacccggttttattgcattagatcaatcctcaaacaaattgcatggttaggatctgattaatatgacGGTTTTGGGAAGTAGATACCTATTGCCCtgattattatcaaacctttgggagttacttctacgttgattatattgctatgctatactTGTAGACGTAGATTGGGTGAGTgtgtccatgacagatgtgagtattgttatttaatggttaacttaaggtggccactttaatacacatctggatggattgaggcacctggggaacccagtgttgcctatatttttttgaaaatctcggggtaccgtgtgattctcctatggaccgccacccaggctcaaagggatcataggattattcatgctagaaacttccgtgtgcagccacaagctattatgggctctagcatagttgagtacgttgcaagacctctttcagtggtgggctagcagatgtaggggaaagtaggtgtaattgtccacccagagtaaagagttattatCTCACAAAGACGGTTTCTcgtttctccgaccatggatgtattcgagtcttgtggggaaaagtgtgcaaacatctgcagagtgtataaactaatcatggttagttgtgtctccggttatggacattttgagtatctagttcttggattattatgtggatctcatcactcctAATATAATTTGCTGGGtttaaatgatgatgcttaattgggattgagttgggtgaatcttctcaatgtttaacaaccaccatgatagttaaataaaatttattactTTGTTGTAAGGAAAAATTggttttatgcaaaactgtaaccatagagctttccaccagccatatatgcatgtagtgatagcattattctgtacgctttgtgtgttacattgccaacatattccatgtgctgacccgtttcgggctgcaacgttcatgttgcagacttttcagacgacgagtaaggtgccttaggtcgtgatctttcactcagtgatgcggttggagttgatggactcactttatcttccaagccttccgcttttatcgtatttagatggccttaagccatatttattgtaataagttctcttttgagacattcgatgtaataagtgtgtgattgctactctgttataaaaccttcaagtattgtgcgtgtcagcattaccgatccagggatgacactgatgcacagagatcggactgtttgaggtctggtcgctacaagatggtatcagagcacacgctgactgtagggcacgaccactaagctaaagccctagatcattactctcttctcatttttgactcctctcctttttctactctttaggatgggtggtgcaaggaacaagttcacgcaaccggatgaagatacacctttcagacgccacttgaaggaagtcacaagatacctgaacatcggagtaccaagcttcaccgggacctacatcgccactatgccagaagaggagcgttggatgattcgagttcaa
This genomic window contains:
- the LOC123162191 gene encoding uncharacterized protein; this translates as MAVKLTLPPAELLSQVAKLGSLLTLLLLALLLPAFLRVAYGYLLFNGIVLVLGIQAFVGSTTSIADESSSTGQAVAPVGVTASPFQMAGSVRPDDRMAVADNDRVVVPALASNIIELKIKTKEVVLKVLKKCPSTASIFFLSALNGSQAGGEEKIRQEEEEDCEVEVDGYVTMSRQELFANTERFIGNFRKELRMQRQ